ACTTTGGAAGATGCGTATATTTATTTGACGAATAGTTGAATATAACGGCGGGCAAGTTGCCCGCTGTAAATTGTACTTATTTTGTTAAAAGACCGGATAGTTTTTTTCCAATGCAAAATCCAATCTGTGGATATAACTCCTGAATTTCCTGATATTTTGCTTCAATCATTTCTGGTTCATCAGCCCAGATCTTTTCATATATTTTGAAAGCTCTTTTAAAATGTGTTTTGGCTTGCGGAAGATTGGCAGTCATCAGATAAATGGTTCCAAGGGTTTCCTGTACTTTGGCATAATCCAGACAGTCATTGGAATGGTATTCCTTGATGATGCCGGATAATTTTTGCAATTCGGAGATGCCTCTTTCGGGTTCCTGCTGTTCTGTCAGGAACATTGCATAATTGGCAATCTGAGGTATGCTGTCATTTATATGAAGCAGGTTAAATTGGTCAAGCAGTGAGATACTTTTTTCCATGTGTTCTCTTGCAAGATCGGGATGACCGTTCATGCGGTAAAGTCCAC
This window of the Mediterraneibacter gnavus ATCC 29149 genome carries:
- a CDS encoding tetratricopeptide repeat protein, with the translated sequence MSQPDFLYELFEDFMDDPTNQDFSMDNGLVCRWMTGQAKISPKISAYYSKPSNQENLAHTIHQNLLPLMSDCNMAIQDIYTLFIQDDSISDAKKKNLTPLYKPASSRLLFLAKLISFGMERQFIKRNTKNQKLLGGLYRMNGHPDLAREHMEKSISLLDQFNLLHINDSIPQIANYAMFLTEQQEPERGISELQKLSGIIKEYHSNDCLDYAKVQETLGTIYLMTANLPQAKTHFKRAFKIYEKIWADEPEMIEAKYQEIQELYPQIGFCIGKKLSGLLTK